The sequence below is a genomic window from Methanomicrobiales archaeon.
GAATCGGGAGGTGTCTGCCATCGCGCTCTCACCGGAGGACGTCCGCCAATTCGAGGATCGCCCTGTCCAGGAGGTGATCCTGGTTCATCACCACTTTGACCGTGCATCCCGTGAGCATCGCATACGCCGCGGCGATGGAGCGGTTGAACCGCTGGTGCTCGGCGATCTCGCGGTAGCCCTCCATGTCCCGGGACCGTGTCGGATCGTTCAGCCTCCGCTTCAGGATCTGGTCCTCGTCCGTCTCCACCAGGACGAGGATATCGGGCTGCAGTTCCCGCAGCACCCATTCGGGCAGCCCGGCCAGGTAGCCCTTCGGTGTCTTCACCGAACTGTGCGTATCCACGATCACGTTGCCGTCGATCTCGGCGATCTTCTTTGCCGCCAGCTGCTGCAGCTGCTTCTGCAGCGTGCGGTCCAGTTTCCGCATCTCGTCCCGATCGTTTGCCATTCCTTCGCTCGATGCCACCTCGAACATGAAACTGCCGAAGTTGATCGACTGGTACGTGATGCCCTCCTTCTCGAGCTCCTGGAGGGCCCCGTTGATGACGGTGGTCTTGCCCACACCGGGGACGCCGGTGATGACGATCCTTCTACCCATGTCTACTCCTTGCCAAAGAACTGCCGCATGAGGGGGTACATCTCCATCATCTGCTGGCTGGCGATCTCCTCATACAGCCGATAGGTGATGCTCACCGCCAGCAGGAGCCCGGTGCCGCTGACAGCGCCGATCACGCCGAAGAGGTTGGCAGCAACGGACAGGAGCCCGATGAAGACCCCTCCGATGACGGTGACGCGGGGGATGTAGCGGTCCAGGTACTTCTCCAGCACCTGCGGGTTCCGCCGGTAGCCGGGGATGTGCATCCCCGAGAGCTGGATCTGGCGGGCGACGTCCTTGCTGTCCAGCCCCGCCGTCTTGATCCAGAACAGGGCAAACAGCGCACTGCCCGCCACGACGAAGACGATATCGATACCGAGGCGCAGGATCACCTCCCAGGGCGCATGCCCGAGGTCCGTGATCCACCACATCCAGTCCGTCGGGCCGTTGACGGGCGAGAGGAAGTACATCAGCCCGTTCTGCGGGGTCTGCCCCTCGAAAGTGCCGAAGATGGTGATGCCGATGTTGGAGAGGAACATCCCGATCAGCTGGATGTTCGCCTGCAGCACCCGCACCAGGATCATGGGGAGCACGCTCGCGTAGATGAGCTTCACCGGGAACCGTGCCCGCACCCCCCGCACGTTCGTGTGCGCCAGGGGGATCTCGACGCGAGTCGACTCCACGTAGACCACGATCAGGAAGATCGCGATCGTCGTGACGAACGCGAGCAGGTCCGTCCCGAAGTACTGGAAGTAACTCCCCCCCGAGAGGCCGATGGCGAAGAGGCGCGGGAAGAACCCGACAGGGAAGGGATCCGCCACCGCCTCCCAGTTGAACAGTCCGTTCACGATGCTCTGCGAGATCCCCGCGATGATGAACAGCCCCACACCGGACCCGATGCCCCACTTGGTGACCACCTCGTCCATCAGGAAGATCAGCACGCCGCCGATGCAGATCTGGACGAAGATCAGCAGGGAGACGGCCGTAAGGTTGCCTCCGAAGAGTTCCATCGCGACCTGCGGATCGGGCTGCAGGAACCCGCCGACCAGGTTGGGAGCCGCCTCCACGACGATCATCACGAAGATCAGGAGCTTCTGCAGCCCCATGTACATGACCTGACCGCGCGCCTCACTGGTATCGATCTGGAGGAGATCCGCACCCTTCAGCAGCTGGAGGACGATGGATGCCGTGACGATCGGACCGATCCCCAGATGGACGATCGATCCGCTCTCACCCGCCAGAAGTGCCCGGTAGAAGAGGAATATATCCTGCGAGGTGGGAGAGAGACCGAACACAGGTATGTTGGCCAGAATGAAGTACAGAAGCAGGATGGCAAGCGTCCACATCAGCTTGTTCTTGAAGTGGACATGCCCCTCGGGGCTCCTGACGGCAGGCATCGCTGCGAGCAGGGGCTCAAATCGATCCAGTAGGGCTCCCATGGTTCCACCAGAGAATTACGTCAGGATACGAGTGCCTGACCGCCGTTCTTCTGCAGTTTCTCCTTCGCCTGCTCGGAGAACGCCCTGGCAGAGATGTTCATCCTGCGGGTGACCCTGCCGCTGCCGAGCACCTTGTCCACGCCGAGGTCGCCCACGTCCAGGCTGATGGCTTCCCCGTCCTGGCGGGCGATGCCGAGGGCAAGGAACCTGTCGATGTTCTCGTCGATGAACCCGACGTCCATCGTCTTCACGGACGCGGTCTGATCGCGGCTGAAGCCGTGCTTGCCGTAGCGGAATCCCTGCAGGTAGTAGCGGACGAAGTGGTGCTTGCACGCACCAGCACGCCCCCGCCCGCCCCGGCTTCCCCCGCCGCGGCGGTTCTTGTGCGTTCCGCCACCGCAGGTTCTCGAGCCGCGGAACTTCGATCTGTAGTTAACCGGCACTGCCTCACCTCATCTTGTACAGAAGAGTATTGATCTCCTTGCCATAATAACCGAGCGCTCCGCCCTGCTGGAAGGTCCTCTTGGTGGTCGCGTACCCCTTCCGCGGGGGGTGGAGCCGCAGGACCGGTTTGAACCCGGGGAGATCCTTGATCGACGCCTCCCCCCGGTGGAGGGCCCGTGCGAACTCCGCGATGGAGTTGAAGCGGGAGTGCTCCCGCACGTAGGCATCGGTGAGCCTCGCATTCCCCGGGAGCCGTCCGCGGGTCTCCAGGATGGTGGCAAGGGTCTCCTCGTCCACCTCGCCATAGGCGATGTAGTCCTTCACCTTGCGGATCATGCCCAGGTACTCGGGCGTATCCGGCACCAGCACGCAGTGGTTGATGTGGTGAAGGCGGAGCATCTTGAGGGTGTCCTTGATCTCGCGCCGGGTGTTGACCACCCCGCGCACCTGCACGACGGCGAGCATCAGCGGGACCCCCCTCCCATCCGCACCTGGTTGGTCTTCGCCAGGGCGTCGTAGGTCGCCTTGGCGAAGTTGATAGTGGTGCGGGTGTGCCCGCTGGTGAACGTCCAGACGTCTTTTAAGCCCGCGAGCTCCAGCACCTTCTTGGCGATATCGCCCGTGACAAGCCCGATGCCCTGCGGCGCCGGCTTCAGCGTCACCCGCACGCTGCCGGCCCTTCCCGTCACCTCGAAGGGGAGGGAGTGGGGCGTCACGCAGGCGCACTCCCAGCTCCCGCAGCCTCTCCGCACCTTGATCAGGTTCATCTTGGCGTCGTCGATCGCCTTTTTGATCGCGTCTCCTACCTGGTTGTCCTTCGCCTGCCCGAGCCCGATGTAGCCGTTGCGGTTGCCCACGACGACCACCGTCCGGAACTTCACCCGGCGGCCCGAGTCGGTCATGCGCTGGACCATGGTGATATCGAGTACCTCGTCCTCCAGGTCTGGCAGAAAAGCATCCACTATCTGCGGCTCTTTGATGGGCTTGCCGCTCTCGAGCACCTCGTCAATGGAGGCGATCTCGCCGCGGGCAACCATCTTGCCAAGGCCGGTGAGAGGGACCCACTCCTCAACTTCTACCGCCATGTCACTCGATCTCCTTTCGTATGGCTTCTGCCACCTGTTTCACGTTCTCAACGATCCCTGCCTTCTCCGCACTGTAAGCGGCGATGTGCTCGCCCAGCAGGCGGGCGGCATCGGGCAGGATCGCCTCGTCGTGGGCGATGTCCAGCCCCGCCTCCACGGCGCCGCGGAGGGCGGCAAACACGCGGGCACCCACGGTCGCACGGTGCAGACCGATGTCGAGCACCGCACAGTCGTAGCCGCCCCTGACGGCACGCACCCCGCAGAGCATACCGGTGAGGTAGGCGGCAGGGGTGTTCGAGAGGCTCCCCGTATACCCCCGTCCGCGGAGCTCGGCGGAGCTGGCGGCGACCAGCGTGCGGTCGCCGTCCATCCCGGCCACGACGAGCTGCGCGATGACGTGGCGGCCGGTCCTCCGCACCACCATCCGTGGGTGCTCCGAGACCACGAGGCGCGTCCGCGCGTAGTAGTCGGTCTTCCCGTCCCGCCGCCGGCGGAACGGGACGAAGTATCTCGGTCCTCGCGCCATCTCACGTCCTCCTCTCCGTCGCAGAGCCGATGTGCGCCTTCAGGTGCGCAACGCTGCGGAACTCCCCGCCGGCCGATTTCCTGTAGAGGATGCGGTACTGGTGCCGGTCGAGACTCCCTTCGGCCCGCAGCTCGCGGAGCACCCTCCTCTGGGCGCGGACCCGCTGGATCCATCTCCTCTTGGGCGGCGTCCGCGCGCCACCCGCTCCTTTCCGGCTTCCCGGCCCCTTGCGGTGTCCGTAGGCCTTCTTCAGGGCCCGGAGCCGCGCACGGCCCCGGCTGACCCCCTGTTTCTGGCGGGCGGCGATGACCCCCTGCTCGATGAGAGCCCGGACGTCCGCACGGGAGATGGCGGCCTCGATGTCCGCCTTTCTCTCGGGGTCCATCCAGATGCGGTTGATGCCGCACTTCAGCACCTCGGCGGCGATCCGCCGCTGCGTCGCGAGGTCACTCATTGCCTTCCCCCTCCTCCGTCTCTTCCTCGGGAGCGCTCTCCTTCGCAGCCTTCGGGTTCAGGACCCGGAATCCGCCTGCGATGGCGGCTGCCTGGACCTCCTTCCGCTTTCTCCCGCCGACCGTTCCCGCAATGCGGATCGCGTGCTGCGCCGGATCCAGGTCCGCAAGATCGGCCGCATTGAACACCAGAACGTCCCGGAATCCGCTGGGGTGGAGTTCGCGGACGAGGATGGGGCTGCCGTAGCCGGGCGCGGGCAGAGGCCCCTTCGCCTTCAGCTGGCGCCGCAGTTTGTTGTGCTGGCCCCGCGGCCTCCGCCAGACATCGGCGAGTTTCTTCTTCTGGTGCACGCCCCGCCGGCGGAAATGGGTCTCTTTACCCCTGCGTATCCGTATCAATCGAATTCTGTCGTCTGCCATTTCACACCCTCTCCACCAGGTAGATGCCGTCCTGGAACACCCGCGGGTCGCGGTAGCGGATCTTGGTCGCCCGCTCGATGGAGGCGGCGGTGTTGCCCACCGACTCCTTGTCGATGCCGCTGATGACGACCTCGTCGTTTCCGACGGCGACTTTTACGCCTTCCCGTATCGTTGCGTAGCGCGGTTTCTTCTCACCGAGGAAGTTGTTGATCTCGACCCTGTCCCCCACCACCTTCAGCTGGATGGGGAAGTGGCTGTAGACCACCTTCATGCGGTACTCGTAGCCTTCCGTCACGCCGCGGCACATGTTGCGGATGTGCGCTGCAAAGGTGCCGCACATCGCGATCAGGTCCTTTCTCCTCGATGCGGTGCCGACGGTGCACTCCCTGCCGTCGCACGCGATGGTGATCCCGGGATACTGCATCTCGCGCCGGACGACGCCGCGGGGGCCGCTGACGGTGATTCGACCGTCCTCCTGCGCGATGTTCACCCCCGCAGGTATCTTGATCGTGTGTATCGTTGCCATATGCGCCCCTAGTACACGTATCCCAGCAGCTGCCCGCCGATGCCCTTCATCCGCGCCTCCTCGTGGGACATGACCCCCTGCGAGGTGGTCAGGATGAGTATGCCGAAGTTCTTCGCCGGCAGGTACCGCGTCTCCCAGTACTCCATCTTGTCGAGCTCCACGTCGAACCGCGGCGTGATCGAGCCGCACTTGTTGATCCGCCCGCTGAGCAGGACCCGGAACTGGCCGCCGCGGCGATCGTCGATATACTCGAAGCCGCTGATGTAGCCCCGCTCCTGCATGATCCGGAGCATGGCACCCATGAGCTTGCTCGCCGGCTCCACGATGCACTCGGATTTGCCGGTATCGGCCGCGTTCTTGATGGTGCTCATCGCGTCAGAGATAGTATCCAGTCGTGCCATGTCTCCCCTCAGGTATATTTTCGAAATCCCATCTGCCGGGCCCACTCACGGAAACACTGGCGGCAGAGATTGATGTGGTACTTGCGCACAAGACCCTGCTTGCGCCCGCAGAGCAGGCACGCGTGTGCCCCGCGCCCGAACTTCTTCTGCTTCTGCTCGTTGCCCATGCTAGAGCACCTCCACCTGGTAGCGCTCCTTCAGAAACGCCATCGCCTCTTCCGGCTTCACCCTCTGCTTCGCGGGGAGCCGCTTCTGCTCGATCTTCCGCCGCGCGATGCGGATCCCGCGCCTCTCGATCACCATGTTGACGTCCATGCCGAAGATGCCGATCGCGGGATCGTACGCCATCCCCGGGAAATCGGTGTGCTCCTCGATCCCGAAGGAGACATTCCCGTCGCTGTCGAACTGGGATGCGGAGAGCCGCTTCTGGTTGATGGCCAGTGCCGTCTGCACGAAGGCCTCTGCGGCTTCGCCCCGCAGGGTCACCTTGCATCCGATGGGGGCGCCCTTGCGGATGCCGAACGCGGGCTGGGTCTTCCGGGCGATGGTGCGTACGGGCTTCTGGCCGGTGATGGTCTGCATCACGGCTTCGGCCTTCTCGAGCTTGTCGCCGCTCTCCCCGACGCCCATGTGCACCACGACCTTGTCGATGTAGAGCTCCCGCATCGGGTTCCCGGCTGCCGTATCCGGCGTCATGACTCAACCACCCCCCATCTCCGGGCTGCGGCCGCATCCCGCCCGATCACGAAGACGTAGGTGCCGATCGTGTCGAAACGGCCCATGCCACCCTCGCCCTCCAGCACGACGCGGTTGGGGACACTCCCGGGCACGGTGGCGATCTCGACGATCCTGCCCACCATCCCCGCGTGCCGACCCCCGATGACCAGGGCGTAGGCGCCGATGCCGAAGGGGTAGTGCTCCAGGATCCGGAACCTCTCCGATTCGTCGAGCGCGATCACGATCGAGTCGCCGGGGCGGTAGGTGTTGTCCGCGAGAATGTTGGCTCCGAAGGACAGGTTCAGCTGCACCCTGCCGCCGGGAACGATGGTCTTTCCGCGGATCTTGGCGAGCCGCATCCGCGCATCCTCCTCCCCGATCTCGCGGGTAACGAGGTTTCCCTTCTCGTCCACCAGCACACGGTAGTGCTTGTGGATCCCCGGCAGGGAGACGACGTCGAAGATCCCGATGCCCAGGCCCGGGTCCGTCACGGCACGTCCGTTGACGATCACCGCCCTCTGGTTCAGGATCTGCTTCACCTCGTGCATGGTGCGCGCGAGCCCCATGCGGTCCCGGAGCCAGACGGCGATCGGCATCGCGTTCCGGTCGTGCGGTCCGGGAGACGTCTTCGTCACCCATGCGCTGGTCTTCTTGCGGATGCGCCACGCGTCCGGGGCGGTCAGCCG
It includes:
- a CDS encoding adenylate kinase, with product MGRRIVITGVPGVGKTTVINGALQELEKEGITYQSINFGSFMFEVASSEGMANDRDEMRKLDRTLQKQLQQLAAKKIAEIDGNVIVDTHSSVKTPKGYLAGLPEWVLRELQPDILVLVETDEDQILKRRLNDPTRSRDMEGYREIAEHQRFNRSIAAAYAMLTGCTVKVVMNQDHLLDRAILELADVLR
- the secY gene encoding preprotein translocase subunit SecY, which translates into the protein MGALLDRFEPLLAAMPAVRSPEGHVHFKNKLMWTLAILLLYFILANIPVFGLSPTSQDIFLFYRALLAGESGSIVHLGIGPIVTASIVLQLLKGADLLQIDTSEARGQVMYMGLQKLLIFVMIVVEAAPNLVGGFLQPDPQVAMELFGGNLTAVSLLIFVQICIGGVLIFLMDEVVTKWGIGSGVGLFIIAGISQSIVNGLFNWEAVADPFPVGFFPRLFAIGLSGGSYFQYFGTDLLAFVTTIAIFLIVVYVESTRVEIPLAHTNVRGVRARFPVKLIYASVLPMILVRVLQANIQLIGMFLSNIGITIFGTFEGQTPQNGLMYFLSPVNGPTDWMWWITDLGHAPWEVILRLGIDIVFVVAGSALFALFWIKTAGLDSKDVARQIQLSGMHIPGYRRNPQVLEKYLDRYIPRVTVIGGVFIGLLSVAANLFGVIGAVSGTGLLLAVSITYRLYEEIASQQMMEMYPLMRQFFGKE
- a CDS encoding uL15m family ribosomal protein; this encodes MPVNYRSKFRGSRTCGGGTHKNRRGGGSRGGRGRAGACKHHFVRYYLQGFRYGKHGFSRDQTASVKTMDVGFIDENIDRFLALGIARQDGEAISLDVGDLGVDKVLGSGRVTRRMNISARAFSEQAKEKLQKNGGQALVS
- a CDS encoding 50S ribosomal protein L30; amino-acid sequence: MLAVVQVRGVVNTRREIKDTLKMLRLHHINHCVLVPDTPEYLGMIRKVKDYIAYGEVDEETLATILETRGRLPGNARLTDAYVREHSRFNSIAEFARALHRGEASIKDLPGFKPVLRLHPPRKGYATTKRTFQQGGALGYYGKEINTLLYKMR
- a CDS encoding 30S ribosomal protein S5, whose amino-acid sequence is MAVEVEEWVPLTGLGKMVARGEIASIDEVLESGKPIKEPQIVDAFLPDLEDEVLDITMVQRMTDSGRRVKFRTVVVVGNRNGYIGLGQAKDNQVGDAIKKAIDDAKMNLIKVRRGCGSWECACVTPHSLPFEVTGRAGSVRVTLKPAPQGIGLVTGDIAKKVLELAGLKDVWTFTSGHTRTTINFAKATYDALAKTNQVRMGGGSR
- a CDS encoding 50S ribosomal protein L18 → MARGPRYFVPFRRRRDGKTDYYARTRLVVSEHPRMVVRRTGRHVIAQLVVAGMDGDRTLVAASSAELRGRGYTGSLSNTPAAYLTGMLCGVRAVRGGYDCAVLDIGLHRATVGARVFAALRGAVEAGLDIAHDEAILPDAARLLGEHIAAYSAEKAGIVENVKQVAEAIRKEIE
- a CDS encoding 50S ribosomal protein L19e: MSDLATQRRIAAEVLKCGINRIWMDPERKADIEAAISRADVRALIEQGVIAARQKQGVSRGRARLRALKKAYGHRKGPGSRKGAGGARTPPKRRWIQRVRAQRRVLRELRAEGSLDRHQYRILYRKSAGGEFRSVAHLKAHIGSATERRT
- a CDS encoding 50S ribosomal protein L32e, translated to MADDRIRLIRIRRGKETHFRRRGVHQKKKLADVWRRPRGQHNKLRRQLKAKGPLPAPGYGSPILVRELHPSGFRDVLVFNAADLADLDPAQHAIRIAGTVGGRKRKEVQAAAIAGGFRVLNPKAAKESAPEEETEEGEGNE
- a CDS encoding 50S ribosomal protein L6, with protein sequence MATIHTIKIPAGVNIAQEDGRITVSGPRGVVRREMQYPGITIACDGRECTVGTASRRKDLIAMCGTFAAHIRNMCRGVTEGYEYRMKVVYSHFPIQLKVVGDRVEINNFLGEKKPRYATIREGVKVAVGNDEVVISGIDKESVGNTAASIERATKIRYRDPRVFQDGIYLVERV
- a CDS encoding 30S ribosomal protein S8 gives rise to the protein MARLDTISDAMSTIKNAADTGKSECIVEPASKLMGAMLRIMQERGYISGFEYIDDRRGGQFRVLLSGRINKCGSITPRFDVELDKMEYWETRYLPAKNFGILILTTSQGVMSHEEARMKGIGGQLLGYVY
- a CDS encoding 30S ribosomal protein S14; the protein is MGNEQKQKKFGRGAHACLLCGRKQGLVRKYHINLCRQCFREWARQMGFRKYT
- a CDS encoding 50S ribosomal protein L5, producing the protein MTPDTAAGNPMRELYIDKVVVHMGVGESGDKLEKAEAVMQTITGQKPVRTIARKTQPAFGIRKGAPIGCKVTLRGEAAEAFVQTALAINQKRLSASQFDSDGNVSFGIEEHTDFPGMAYDPAIGIFGMDVNMVIERRGIRIARRKIEQKRLPAKQRVKPEEAMAFLKERYQVEVL
- a CDS encoding 30S ribosomal protein S4e → MGNYRKRLTAPDAWRIRKKTSAWVTKTSPGPHDRNAMPIAVWLRDRMGLARTMHEVKQILNQRAVIVNGRAVTDPGLGIGIFDVVSLPGIHKHYRVLVDEKGNLVTREIGEEDARMRLAKIRGKTIVPGGRVQLNLSFGANILADNTYRPGDSIVIALDESERFRILEHYPFGIGAYALVIGGRHAGMVGRIVEIATVPGSVPNRVVLEGEGGMGRFDTIGTYVFVIGRDAAAARRWGVVES